Within Nosocomiicoccus ampullae, the genomic segment ACTTACCGTTTGGTGGGGACTTAGAAGGTATTGAAAGTCAATTTGACTATATTAAAGATATGGGATTTGACACATTATTATTAAGCCCAGTCTTTGAAATGGACGATAAGGACTTTTTAGGGTATAGCGTTACAGACTATACTAAAATTGCTGAGCGTTTCGGCGGGGAAGAGGAGTTTAAAGACTTTTTAGATAAAGCACATGACCACGACTTTAAAGTTGTGATTGATCTTCCAACAACTAAAACTGATGAATTTACAGCATTAGACAATCCGAAAACGACAGATATTATGAATGAATATTACGATTTAATTGACCGTGAATTTATCGATTTTAATAACGAAGACAACCAAGAAAAATATAAAGATTTAATGACAAATTTCCTAAATGAGTATGATATTGACGGTGTAAGCATGTTTGTCGTACAAAATGTAGATAGACATGATATTTTACCTGAAGATATTCCTGCATATGCAGTTGTACTCGATGACGATATCGATGCTTCAAATTTTGATTATACTGCATATGATTCAAAGCGTGAAAAAATCGCAAATGCATTCGGTGGAATCGATATCGATATTCCAGAATATCCTAAAGATGATGAAATTTTAATGGCAGACCACTTCTTTAGTGAACGTTTTACGTCCTATTCAGTTGAAAATAATCTATTTCCAGGTACGAGAGTCAAAATGTTGTACCCGTATTTACTTGCTCATAGTGGTCCTGTTTTTGTAACAAATGGAACAGAAATTGCACAAAATGGTGATACGTTAAATACGATTCATCCGCAGATGGACTTATGGACAGATAAAGAAGTTCATGACTTTATGAAAACGACATATAGTGTATTTGATCAACATAAAGAATTATTAAATCGTGAAATTGAAACGATTGAAAAAGATAGTGGTTTATATGCTGTTTTATTTAAAACAGATGATGTAGACTTTATTCTTGAAATTAATAATACGAGTGAAACACAAAAGTTAGAAATTACTGAAGAATATGTTGAAGATGGAAAAGAATTAAGTGGCTTATTACTAGGTGAACGTGTTCAACCACATGATAATGCGTTATATCCTGTAATTGATAGAGAGTTAACAGAACTCTACGCAGTCATTACACCACCAGGCTTAAACCATTGGTATTTAATTTCAAGCTTACTTATTTTCGGTGGATTTGCAGTGTTTATATTTGTCGTTGCTAAACGTAGTAAACGAAAAGAGCATAAATAAGAACAATCGGGA encodes:
- a CDS encoding alpha-amylase family glycosyl hydrolase, with product MKKFLYVTIFIFMFSFIHTSDVYAETDDTSRVYTITIDRFLNKNEDNDSVDNVDGDYNLPFGGDLEGIESQFDYIKDMGFDTLLLSPVFEMDDKDFLGYSVTDYTKIAERFGGEEEFKDFLDKAHDHDFKVVIDLPTTKTDEFTALDNPKTTDIMNEYYDLIDREFIDFNNEDNQEKYKDLMTNFLNEYDIDGVSMFVVQNVDRHDILPEDIPAYAVVLDDDIDASNFDYTAYDSKREKIANAFGGIDIDIPEYPKDDEILMADHFFSERFTSYSVENNLFPGTRVKMLYPYLLAHSGPVFVTNGTEIAQNGDTLNTIHPQMDLWTDKEVHDFMKTTYSVFDQHKELLNREIETIEKDSGLYAVLFKTDDVDFILEINNTSETQKLEITEEYVEDGKELSGLLLGERVQPHDNALYPVIDRELTELYAVITPPGLNHWYLISSLLIFGGFAVFIFVVAKRSKRKEHK